The Planctellipticum variicoloris DNA window GCCCGCTGCGGAAACAGCTCCCGTTGTGGAAGCAGCGGCCCCGGCCGCTCCCGCTTTGGAAGCTTCTCCGGGACCCGAATCTTCGGCCCCCGCCGAAGGCGAACCGGTCGCCGCGGCTCCTGCGGAAGACGAAGAAGTCCCGAAACGCAAGGTTCAGCTCAACCCCACTCAAGAAAACGCACCCCGCCCGGTGGCAATGTTTGCGGGCACGACCCCCGCAGCGCCTCCCCCGGCCGACGCCGCCGGAGCGGCAATCTCTGACGCTGCGGACGCGATGTCCTCCATGCCGATGTCGGCGACGGTGGCCTCCGGCCCCGTCGCCCTGCCCGAGGAAAAGGTCGAGCTGGAAGCGTCGCTGGAGGCCGAACTTGAGGCTGCCATGGCCGGCGAACTTTCGGCTCCCGTTCCCGTCGTCCCCGAGCCCGGAACAGCCGGCGATCGAGACGCTGTCCCGCTGCCCCAGTCGGAAGACCAGCTCGAACCGGGAACGCGCCTCAAGGCGAAGGTCCAGAGCGTCACCGCCGAGGATGTTTTCTGCGAGGTCGGCTTCCGCGTCCCGGGAGTGCTGCCCCTGCGGCAGTTTCCCAGCGGGAAGCATCCCAGCGTCGGCGAGGAGTTCCTCGTCCACGTCGAGAAGTTCGACCCGGAAAACGGCGTCATCCTGGTCAACCTGCCCAAGACCACCCGTCGTCCGAAGGGGAACTGGGAAGACCTGGCCGTCGGCCAGATCGTCGAGTGCCTCGCCAACCGCACCAACAAGGGCGGCCTCGAAGTCACCATCAGCAACCTCCGCGGGTTCCTGCCGGCCAGCCAGGTCGACGTCGGCTTCGTGTCGTCGCTGGATGCCTATGTCGGGCAGAAGCTCACCGTCCTCATCACCGAGGTCAACCCCGCCAAGCGGAACCTCGTCGTCAGCCGCCGGGCGATCGTCATCGCCGAGCGAAAAGAGCTGGCCCAGGGATTCTGGGAGAAGGTGGAAGTCGGACAACAGCTTCCGGGCCGCGTGAAAACGATCAAGGACTACGGCGCGTTCATCGACCTCGGCGGCGTGGATGGATTTCTGCACGTCGGCGAGATGAGCTGGACCCGGATCAAGCATCCGTCCGAAGCCGTACAGGAGGGGCAGCAGGTCGACGTGGTGATCCTCTCCCTCGACCGCGAGAAGGAGAAGATCGGCCTCGGCATGCGGCAGCTTGCCCAGAACCCCTGGGTCAGCGCCGTCGACAAGTACCCCGTCGGGCGGACGGTGACCGGCAAGGTCTCCCGCGCGACCGATTTCGGGGCTTTCATCGAGCTCGAACCGGGAGTCGAAGGTCTGGTTCACATCAGCGAACTGGACCACCGGCGGGTCAAGAAGGTGACGGACGTGCTGACCGTGGGCCAGGACGTGCAGGTGCAGGTGCTCGAAGTGGCTCCGGACCGGCAGCGGATCAGCCTGTCGCTCAAGGCGCTCAAAGAGAAGCCGGAGAGCGAGAAGCCGAAAGAAGAAGAGCCGGTCGTGCCGTACGAACGGAAGCGGAAAGAGCCGCTCCGGGGCGGAACGGGCGGAAACGGCGGCGGGGGTCTGTTCGGCAATCCGACGGACTTCGGCCGATAATTTCCGCCGGCAACTGCCAGCAACGACGACGCCCGGGAGAAATCCCGGGCGTTTTGTTTGTGAAGGGCCTGAAACTCGCAGACAGATTACAGCAACGTCTCGAGCAGCATGCGGATCTTCCGCATCTCCAGCGAACGGTCTGAATCCTTCAGCAGTTCCGGCAGGATCTCGACCGACAGCGCCCGGCTGTAGTCGCAGCGCTTCAATTGAGCGATCACTTTGCCGTAGTCGATTTCGCCCAGACCCACCGGCACCTGCAGATCGGTCCGCGACGAGTCGCGGAGATGCACGTGATAGGCATAGGGGTAGACCTGTTCGTACCGCTGGTTGGCGAACTTGCCGGCGATGTAGTGGCTGAGGTCCAGCGTCAGCCCCAGACCGGGGACGGCCTGGCAGATTTCCACGGCGGTTCGCGGGTCTTCGGTCAGACGCCCTGTCTCGGTCTTCAGCGACAGGCGGATGCCGGCCACGTTTGAGGCGGCCAGCCGCTTCCGCAGCCGGTCAATCTCTTCGTTAAAGGGTGTCCCCAGCTCGGCGGCAGGCAGGGTAATCTGGGCAACTTTGATGTTTTTGCTCAGCTTACAGAGCCCCTCGAAGACTTCCTGGGAGACATCTTCTCCCAGGCACAGAGCAATGGGGCTGAGCCGGGTGACGTCCCGAAGCTGGGCGATAAAGCGGTCGGCATTCCCGACCACTTCCGAGGGCTTCAGGTGCTGACTGCTCTCGGACATCCAGACCTCGAACTTGTCGTATTCGAGATCGGTGAGAGCCTGGCAGGCTTCCCCGAATGGCAGATCTGAAAAACACCGTGAAGACGCCGCGACGAACACTCCCCATACTCCCTTGGACGGAGGTTACGTTCAAGAACTGCAGGCATAAGAGGTTACAGCCAAAACTGGCGCAACACGTGCAGTCCGACAGCGCGAGAATTTATCGCGATTGGGCAGTTTCTGCAAGGACGATCATCCGCTCCGTGCGATCCGCGGCTGCGTTTTGTAGGGATTGTCCGCATTTTAACCGGCATTCGGTCGATACAGAACTGCAAGCGATGGCCTCATGGTGCACGGCACCGCCGGGCAGGATGCCCAGACGCGGGCGAGAGAGGGAATTCCGATGATGCAGAAGATGACCTTGGGACTGGTGGCGCTCGTGGCCTTCACTGCGAACACGGCCACGGCCGGGCTGCCGAAGATCTTCCGCGCACAGACGCCGGACCCGGCAATGTCCAGCGGACCGTCCGTCTATGTCGACGAAGGGACCGGCCCGATCATCGGCACGGCTCCGGGCTATGGGGAACGCCCGCGCCATCCGGGCAAGCATAACGACTTCCGCATGTACAACGGCGTGCAGAACCATAGCTTCGGCTACGGCAACGGGTACTACGGCGGTCACGAAGATTACTACCGCCCGGGTCACCCGCCGGTGAATCCGCAGTACCAGGTCTCCGGTCAGGGGAACTGCCCCTGCGGCAACGCGGGCTGCACCGGACTGCCGCACCACTACAACACGTATCGCTACAAGGGGTACGACAACAATTACGTCTACCCCTCCAGCCAGGTGCCCGCCGGGATGGTCACCTACCCGTACTACACCCACAAGGGGCCGTCCGACTTCTTCATGAAGTAGACCGTCCGCGGACGACGACTTGAGAAATTGCAGAACCCGCGTCGACGTCAGCGTCGACGCGGGTTTCGGTGTTTTCAGCGTCGGGTGAGGATGACTGCGACGCGGTCCTCGAAGTCCACGCGCCAGACCGGATCGTTGCGCAGGCTGTCGATCAGGGCTCCGCGATTGAGGGGATCGACGACGACGGTGTTGATGTCGTAGAGATCCAGCAGTTCCCGCCAGCCCGCGTCCTGCCGGAGCATGCGCAGGTAGTCGCGCCAGATTTCCGGCGGAATCAGGTGGGCGTGCGAGTTCACAAACACCTGCAGACCGGGAGGACCCGCCCAGAGCAGGTAGTCGCCCCACTCGTAGGTGTTGAAGACCAGCCCCGCCGGCGGTCGCTCGCGCAGGAATTCCGTCGCACTCACGGGAGTGAAGGACGAGACGGAGTTGCTGACCTCCGATTTCCCGGCTGTCGGGCTCCGCCCGAGCGGGCTCGCCGCCAGCGCAGAAACCACGGCGACGCAAACGATTCCGGTCCAGATGAGACGTCGGGGTACTGCAGTGGCCTCGTACGGCTTCCGCCGGAATTTCCGCCACGTCGCCCGAGCGTGCAGAATCAGCAGATACGCGGCGGCGGGCGACCACCAGGTCAGCAGTCGCGCACTCGACAGCCCGCCCAGGGCCAGGCCGACGAGCAACAGTCCTTCCCAGGTCTGAATCCGACGGGGTGTGACGCCAGACAGGACGAGCAAACCGATGGCCGCCGCTGCAAAGGAACGTCCTGGCTGCGACTGCAGTTCGAGCGGCTGCCACTCCGTCAGATCCGCCAGATTCGGACATCGTGCGACGTTGAGCACTTCGGGGATGAGGGCGGGGCCGTAGGGATTGATCGCCGAACCGGCCGCCGCCAGCGCCAGCCAGAGAATCAGCGTTCGCACCCGTCGATCGTGACGGACGGCCATCGGCGAGCGAGTTCGACGGAGAATGTCGACGGAGCGTCCCGTCAGAAACACGGCGATCAGCGCCAGTCCCAGCAGGAACGAGCCGTGCAGATTCGCCCACAACGCGAACAGCAGCGGAATCCCGAACCCGTCCCGGTGCGATGAGCGACGCGCCGTTAATCGCCACAGCAGCACGACGTAACAGGCCGTTCCCGCGAGTTGCGGTCGGATCACGTAGAGATGAAACCA harbors:
- a CDS encoding 30S ribosomal protein S1, giving the protein MNGEQAVPSDETLSSEPQSSPEAIAPAAETAPVVEAAAPAAPALEASPGPESSAPAEGEPVAAAPAEDEEVPKRKVQLNPTQENAPRPVAMFAGTTPAAPPPADAAGAAISDAADAMSSMPMSATVASGPVALPEEKVELEASLEAELEAAMAGELSAPVPVVPEPGTAGDRDAVPLPQSEDQLEPGTRLKAKVQSVTAEDVFCEVGFRVPGVLPLRQFPSGKHPSVGEEFLVHVEKFDPENGVILVNLPKTTRRPKGNWEDLAVGQIVECLANRTNKGGLEVTISNLRGFLPASQVDVGFVSSLDAYVGQKLTVLITEVNPAKRNLVVSRRAIVIAERKELAQGFWEKVEVGQQLPGRVKTIKDYGAFIDLGGVDGFLHVGEMSWTRIKHPSEAVQEGQQVDVVILSLDREKEKIGLGMRQLAQNPWVSAVDKYPVGRTVTGKVSRATDFGAFIELEPGVEGLVHISELDHRRVKKVTDVLTVGQDVQVQVLEVAPDRQRISLSLKALKEKPESEKPKEEEPVVPYERKRKEPLRGGTGGNGGGGLFGNPTDFGR
- a CDS encoding sugar phosphate isomerase/epimerase family protein; translated protein: MFVAASSRCFSDLPFGEACQALTDLEYDKFEVWMSESSQHLKPSEVVGNADRFIAQLRDVTRLSPIALCLGEDVSQEVFEGLCKLSKNIKVAQITLPAAELGTPFNEEIDRLRKRLAASNVAGIRLSLKTETGRLTEDPRTAVEICQAVPGLGLTLDLSHYIAGKFANQRYEQVYPYAYHVHLRDSSRTDLQVPVGLGEIDYGKVIAQLKRCDYSRALSVEILPELLKDSDRSLEMRKIRMLLETLL